In Microtus ochrogaster isolate Prairie Vole_2 linkage group LG9, MicOch1.0, whole genome shotgun sequence, the following are encoded in one genomic region:
- the LOC101982811 gene encoding sperm motility kinase 2B-like, whose product MTSPSEESSPKSSPVPSLFEEECFQSQYRVLRTIGQGSNAKVQLAHHRLTGTPVAVKVLHKKKNWCHLIMSEVEIMMMVNHPNIISLLQVIESEKRIYLVMELAEGQQLYQYIRKAGHLQEDEARGIFRQIITAVSYCHELGIVHRDLKPDNIMLDGNGKVKIIDFGLGTQVKPGQRLSFPCGAYSFGAPELFLGELYDGPKIDIWTLGVVLYFMVVGKVPFDSVNTRELRRQVVAGKYTVPSNLSEELQDLLSHLMTVNPKFRPTVTEVMTHPWLREDLEASPNHREEMVPSLPDPAIVEAMEYMGFQAQDIKDSLCQRKYNQTMASYCLLQRQALQGHGCTTRAQPMNPGATPLPSLEDPAAFPLELRKRGSEPTLGTLLRGPATYGSVPAYGQQAGQRGSRRSTGSALPLCRPLQRSSTPDQTHQHTKSAPCIYSRCSSRENTEDLGSHGSSAEGKPTHRQGQPRGLKGWIRRMGSALTGLCCCFPSRKKPRRGQNRVFPQK is encoded by the coding sequence ATGACTTCACCCAGTGAGGAGTCGTCACCAAAGTCCAGCCCAGTGCCTAGTCTTTTTGAAGAGGAATGCTTCCAGTCTCAATACAGAGTCCTGAGGACCATCGGCCAGGGGAGCAACGCCAAGGTCCAGCTGGCCCACCACCGCCTCACAGGTACCCCTGTGGCTGTCAAAGTGCTTCACAAAAAGAAGAACTGGTGTCACCTAATCATGTCCGAGGTAGAGATCATGATGATGGTCAACCACCCCAACATCATCTCACTCCTCCAAGTGATTGAGTCTGAGAAGAGAATATACCTCGTCATGGAGCTGGCCGAGGGACAACAGCTTTATCAATACATCCGAAAGGCTGGCCACCTGCAGGAGGACGAGGCCCGGGGGATATTCAGGCAAATAATAACAGCTGTGAGCTACTGCCATGAACTTGGAATAGTCCATCGGGACCTGAAACCGGACAATATCATGCTGGATGGGAACGGAAAAGTCAAAATCATCGACTTTGGCCTCGGCACACAAGTCAAACCTGGGCAGAGGTTAAGTTTTCCCTGTGGCGCTTACTCCTTTGGGGCCCCTGAACTCTTCCTTGGCGAGCTATATGATGGCCCCAAGATTgacatatggaccttgggagtcGTCTTATATTTCATGGTAGTAGGGAAGGTCCCATTTGATTCTGTCAACACACGAGAACTGCGAAGGCAGGTTGTGGCAGGGAAGTATACTGTCCCCTCGAACTTGTCAGAAGAACTCCAAGACCTGCTTAGCCACCTAATGACAGTCAACCCCAAGTTTAGGCCCACAGTGACTGAGGTGATGACACACCCCTGGCTCAGGGAAGACTTGGAGGCTTCACCAAATCACCGTGAGGAAATGGTTCCCAGCTTGCCTGACCCGGCAATCGTAGAAGCCATGGAATATATGGGGTTCCAAGCCCAGGATATCAAAGATTCGTTATGCCAAAGAAAGTACAATCAGACTATGGCATCCTATTGCTTACTGCAAAGGCAGGCTCTCCAGGGGCATGGCTGTACAACCCGGGCTCAGCCCATGAACCCAGGGGCgactccactcccttcccttgaAGATCCTGCTGCTTTCCCTCTAGaactgaggaagaggggaagtgagCCGACCCTTGGCACATTACTCAGAGGGCCAGCCACTTATGGTTCTGTGCCTGCCTATGGCCAGCAGGCGGGTCAGAGAGGAAGCAGACGTTCCACTGggtctgctctccctctctgcaggCCACTCCAGAGGTCGTCCACACCGGATCAAACCCACCAACACACCAAGAGTGCTCCCTGCATTTACTCAAGGTGCAGCAGCAGGGAAAACACGGAAGACTTAGGCTCCCACGGCTCCTCAGCAGAGGGCAAGCCCACCCACAGACAGGGCCAGCCCAGGGGCTTGAAGGGATGGATAAGGAGGATGGGAAGCGCCCTGACAGGACTGTGTTGCTGCTTTCCCTCAAGGAAGAAACCTCGCCGAGGGCAGAACAGAGTCTTCCCACAGAAATGA